In the genome of Pongo pygmaeus isolate AG05252 chromosome 9, NHGRI_mPonPyg2-v2.0_pri, whole genome shotgun sequence, one region contains:
- the VPS37C gene encoding vacuolar protein sorting-associated protein 37C isoform X2, producing MALATNRSLAERNLEFQGPLEISRSNLSDKYQELRKLVERCQEQKAKLEKFSSALQPGTLLDLLQVEGMKIEEESEAMAEKFLEGEVPLETFLENFSSMRMLSHLRRVRVEKLQEVVRKPRASQELAGDAPPPRPPPPVRPVPQGTPPVVEEQPQPPSAMPPYPLPYSPSPSLPVGSTAHGALPPAPFPVVSQPSFYSGPLGPTYPAAQPGPRGAAGYSWSPQRSTPPRPGYPGTPTGASGPGYPLAGGRALSPGYPQQSPYPATGGKPPYPIQPQLPSFPGQPQPSVPLQPPYPPGPAPPYGFPPPPGPAWPGY from the exons ATGGCACTGGCCACCAACCGGAGCCTGGCGGAGCGGAACTTGGAGTTCCAGGGTCCCCTGGAGATCAGCCGCTCAAACCTCTCGGATAAATACCAGGAGCTCCGGAAGCTCGTGGAGCGGTGCCAGGAGCAGAAGGCAAAGCTGG AGAAATTTTCTTCAGCATTGCAGCCGGGGACCTTGTTAGACCTTCTGCAGGTGGAAGGCATGAAGATTGAAGAAGAGTCCGAG GCAATGGCTGAGAAGTTCCTGGAGGGCGAGGTGCCCCTGGAAACGTTCCTGGAGAATTTTTCCTCCATGAGGATGCTGTCCCATCTGCGCCGGGTTCGTGTGGAAAAGCTCCAGGAAGTGGTGAGGAAGCCCAGGGCTTCCCAGGAGCTGGCCGGCGATGCCCCTCCACCCCGCCCACCACCCCCGGTGCGCCCAGTGCCCCAGGGAACACCCCCTGTGGTTGAAGAGCAGCCGCAGCCACCATCAGCCATGCCTCCCTACCCTTTGCCCTACAGCCCGTCCCCCAGCCTGCCTGTGGGCTCCACTGCCCATGGAGCCCTGCCACCAGCCCCTTTCCCGGTGGTGTCCCAGCCCTCCTTCTACAGCGGGCCTCTGGGCCCCACTTACCCGGCAGCCCAGCCTGGACCCAGGGGTGCTGCTGGTTACTCCTGGTCCCCACAGAGGAGCACGCCACCCCGGCCGGGCTATCCTGGGACCCCAACTGGTGCCTCTGGGCCTGGGTACCCCTTGGCGGGAGGCAGGGCCCTCAGTCCTGGTTATCCTCAACAGTCCCCCTACCCCGCAACAGGAGGGAAACCTCCCTACCCAATACAGCCTCAGCTCCCCAGCTTCCCAGGCCAGCCCCAGCCCTCAGTGCCCCTGCAGCCCCCTTATCCCCCCGGGCCCGCCCCTCCCTATGGGTTCCCACCACCCCCGGGGCCTGCCTGGCCTGGGTATTAG
- the CD5 gene encoding T-cell surface glycoprotein CD5, with product MPMGSPQPLVTLYLLGMLVASCLGRLSWYDPDFQARLTRSNSKCQGQLEVYIKDRWHMVCSQSWGRSSNQWEDPNQASKVCQRLNCGVPLSLGPFLVTYTPQSSIICYGQLGSFSNCSHSRNDMCHSLGLTCLEPQKTTPPTTRPPPTTTPEPTAPPRLQLVAQSGSWHCAGVVEFYSGSLGGTISYEAQDKTQDLENFLCNNLQCGSFLKHLPETEAATAQDPGEPREHRPLPIQWKIQNSSCTSLEHCFRKIKPQKSGRVLALLCSGFQPKVQSRLVGGSSICEGTVEVRQGAQWAALCDSSSFRSSLRWEEVCREQQCGGVNSYRVLDTGDPTSRGLSCPHQKLSQCHELCERNSYCKKVFVTCQDPNPAGLAAGTVASIILALVLLVVLLVVCGPLAYKKLVKKFRQKKQRQWIGPTGMNQNMSFHRNHTVTVRSHAENTTASHVDNEYSQPPRNSRLSAYPALEGALHRSSTQPDNSSDSDYDLHGAQRL from the exons ATTTCCAGGCAAGGCTCACCCGTTCCAACTCCAAGTGCCAGGGCCAGCTGGAGGTCTACATCAAGGACAGATGGCACATGGTTTGCAGCCAGAGCTGGGGCCGGAGCTCCAACCAGTGGGAGGACCCCAATCAAGCGTCAAAAGTCTGCCAGCGGCTGAACTGTGGGGTGCCCTTAAGCCTTGGCCCCTTCCTTGTCACCTACACACCTCAGAGCTCAATCATCTGCTACGGACAACTGGGCTCCTTCTCCAACTGCAGCCACAGCAGAAATGACATGTGTCACTCTCTGGGCCTGACCTGCTTAG AGCCCCAGAAGACGACACCTCCAACCACAAGGCCCCCACCCACCACAACTCCAGAGCCCACAG CTCCTCCAAGGCTGCAGCTGGTGGCACAGTCTGGCAGCTGGCACTGTGCCGGCGTGGTGGAGTTCTACAGTGGCAGCCTGGGGGGTACCATCAGCTATGAGGCCCAGGACAAGACCCAGGACCTGGAGAACTTCCTCTGCAACAACCTCCAGTGTGGCTCCTTCTTGAAGCATCTGCCAGAGACCGAGGCAGCCACAGCCCAAGACCCAGGGGAGCCACGGGAACACCGGCCCTTGCCAATCCAATGGAAGATCCAGAACTCAAGCTGTACCTCCCTGGAGCATTGCTTCAGGAAAATCAAGCCCCAGAAAAGTGGCCGAGTTCTTGCCCTCCTCTGCTCAG GTTTCCAGCCCAAGGTGCAGAGCCGTCTGGTGGGGGGCAGCAGCATCTGTGAAGGCACCGTGGAGGTGCGCCAGGGGGCTCAGTGGGCAGCCCTGTGCGACAGCTCTTCATTCAGGAGCTCACTGCGGTGGGAGGAGGTGTGCCGGGAGCAGCAGTGTGGCGGCGTCAACTCCTATCGAGTGCTGGACACTGGTGACCCAACATCCCGGGGGCTCTCCTGTCCCCATCAGAAGTTGTCCCAGTGCCATGAACTTTGCGAGAGAAATTCCTACTGCAAGAAGGTGTTTGTCACAT gccAGGATCCAAACCCCGCAGGCCTGGCTGCAGGCACAGTGGCAAGCATCATCCTGGCCCTGGTGCTCCTGGTGGTGCTGCTGGTCGTGTGCGGCCCCCTTGCCTACAAGAAGCTGGTGAAGAAAT TCCGCCAGAAGAAGCAGCGCCAGTGGATTGGCCCAACAGGAATGAACCAGAACA TGTCTTTCCATCGCAACCACACGGTGACCGTCCGGTCCCATGCTGAGAACACCACAGCCTCCCACGTGGATAACGAATACAGCCAACCTCCCAGGAACTCCCGCCTGTCAGCTTATCCAG CTCTGGAAGGGGCTCTGCATCGCTCCTCCACGCAGCCTGACAACTCCTCCGACAGTGACTACGATCTGCACGGGGCTCAGAGGCTGTAA
- the VPS37C gene encoding vacuolar protein sorting-associated protein 37C isoform X1 has protein sequence METLKDKTLQELEELQNDSEAIDQLALESPEVQDLQLEREMALATNRSLAERNLEFQGPLEISRSNLSDKYQELRKLVERCQEQKAKLEKFSSALQPGTLLDLLQVEGMKIEEESEAMAEKFLEGEVPLETFLENFSSMRMLSHLRRVRVEKLQEVVRKPRASQELAGDAPPPRPPPPVRPVPQGTPPVVEEQPQPPSAMPPYPLPYSPSPSLPVGSTAHGALPPAPFPVVSQPSFYSGPLGPTYPAAQPGPRGAAGYSWSPQRSTPPRPGYPGTPTGASGPGYPLAGGRALSPGYPQQSPYPATGGKPPYPIQPQLPSFPGQPQPSVPLQPPYPPGPAPPYGFPPPPGPAWPGY, from the exons ATGGAGACGCTGAAGGATAAGACCCTGCAGGAGCTGGAGGAGTTGCAGAATGACTCGGAGGCGATTGACCAGCTGGCCCTGGAGTCCCCTGAG GTCCAGGACCTGCAGCTGGAACGGGAGATGGCACTGGCCACCAACCGGAGCCTGGCGGAGCGGAACTTGGAGTTCCAGGGTCCCCTGGAGATCAGCCGCTCAAACCTCTCGGATAAATACCAGGAGCTCCGGAAGCTCGTGGAGCGGTGCCAGGAGCAGAAGGCAAAGCTGG AGAAATTTTCTTCAGCATTGCAGCCGGGGACCTTGTTAGACCTTCTGCAGGTGGAAGGCATGAAGATTGAAGAAGAGTCCGAG GCAATGGCTGAGAAGTTCCTGGAGGGCGAGGTGCCCCTGGAAACGTTCCTGGAGAATTTTTCCTCCATGAGGATGCTGTCCCATCTGCGCCGGGTTCGTGTGGAAAAGCTCCAGGAAGTGGTGAGGAAGCCCAGGGCTTCCCAGGAGCTGGCCGGCGATGCCCCTCCACCCCGCCCACCACCCCCGGTGCGCCCAGTGCCCCAGGGAACACCCCCTGTGGTTGAAGAGCAGCCGCAGCCACCATCAGCCATGCCTCCCTACCCTTTGCCCTACAGCCCGTCCCCCAGCCTGCCTGTGGGCTCCACTGCCCATGGAGCCCTGCCACCAGCCCCTTTCCCGGTGGTGTCCCAGCCCTCCTTCTACAGCGGGCCTCTGGGCCCCACTTACCCGGCAGCCCAGCCTGGACCCAGGGGTGCTGCTGGTTACTCCTGGTCCCCACAGAGGAGCACGCCACCCCGGCCGGGCTATCCTGGGACCCCAACTGGTGCCTCTGGGCCTGGGTACCCCTTGGCGGGAGGCAGGGCCCTCAGTCCTGGTTATCCTCAACAGTCCCCCTACCCCGCAACAGGAGGGAAACCTCCCTACCCAATACAGCCTCAGCTCCCCAGCTTCCCAGGCCAGCCCCAGCCCTCAGTGCCCCTGCAGCCCCCTTATCCCCCCGGGCCCGCCCCTCCCTATGGGTTCCCACCACCCCCGGGGCCTGCCTGGCCTGGGTATTAG